Genomic DNA from Theobroma cacao cultivar B97-61/B2 chromosome 3, Criollo_cocoa_genome_V2, whole genome shotgun sequence:
TAAAAGGGTTATATcacttttcattctttttctcgGTTGATACACTGATGCAGGTTCTATCTCGTGCTGGAAAAGTGGAAGTGTTGACTGATTCTCATCGACCCTATGGAAGCAATGAGACCTCTTTGCAAGAAATCAGGAGAATCAGAGAAGCAGGTGGATGGGTGTGTTTTTTctgttcttgattttcttttcgGCACTTGCTATCTGATCTTTAATCCTTGCTGGTACCTGAGAGTTCTCACATCTTAAAATGTATAAAGACTTAAATCAAAAACTCCGGAGCCTCAGTGACGTTTGGTCTTACTCACATCACACGGCTGATTATAAGTTTTTCCATGCAATGTCCATAGATTGTCAACGGAAGGATTTGTGGTGACATAGCTGTATCTCGTGCTTTTGGTGACACTCGATTCAAGACAAAGAAGAATGAGTTGTGTTCTTCTCCTGTCCtcattttaaagaatttttcgTGATGATTTGTACATGTTCTGTACATTACACTGTGTGACTCCATCATAATGTTAATGGCTTGGAATTTTGCTCAGAATGCTGAAGAAGGGAGTTGAGGAAAGGAGATGGtctgaaaaatttatttctcgGTATATCTTCTGTGGATATCCTTTCTTAGTTTCATTTTCCCCCTTTTGTTGTGGGTTCTTGCTTTACAAGTTAGTTTAATTAGAGTCACACCTAGCTCAAGTGGTTTTCTATAATTAGGATAAGTCAGATAGCTGTTTGGTTTATTTCAAACATGTTTCAAGCTTACAAGATTGTTTGGCCTTCAATGTTTGTGCTCTTTCAGAATAGTGTTCAATGGAGACTTGGTCATTGCATCTCCAGACACTTTTAAAGTAGCTCTCGGGTCAGATGCAGAGTTTATCCTGTTGGCATCTGATGGGTTATGGGACTACATAAACAGGTATTTCAAGCTATGCTTTTAACTCTTGCTGCTGTACAGGCAGTTTCTTTTACATGGGTTTGCTGTATGTTCAATTGAGAGAATAATGTTACTCTTACATACCtactattttcttctttcagctCAGATGCAGTTGCTTTTGTTAGAAATCAACTACGAGAACATGGAAATGTTCAGGTACATTTTACACTGTACCATATATGACCATGTCATATCTGTCCAGTTCTTATCAGATCCATTAGCTTTCCGATGATATTCTTTCATTGGTTTAGTCATAACTTTCCCCTTATTCCTGATTCAGGTAGCATGCGATGCACTTGCACAAGCCGCTTTGGTAATTAATAgtaatttgtttcttttgattCATATTACTTATATATGTTTGTACGCAAGTTCCAGTAACGTTAGAATCTTATCATAACATGCAGGATCAAGGCTCTGAAGACAACATCAGCATTATCATTGCTGATTTAGGGTATGTAGTTGTTTTCACTAGTATGATTGCTGTTATGCTGTGCAGTTTAAGTTGAGCTAACAGATTATTTGAATCAACCTCTACTGGAAAACTAATCGTagcttttttttctcatatattttttttatagaactaaTTAATGGTTAGCAATACAGTATATAGTCTTAAATTAACCATTGCCAATACTTTCCCACTTTGAAGGCTTCTTGCGCAGCCACTGGCTGAATGATATGAGCAGTATATGATCTTCAAACCCAGAATGAACAGTCTATTGTCCTTGGGCTTAGTCTGTTATTGgaacttttattttcttttctatttttgtccTCGTAGTCTAAATATGTTTCTTTATAATGAAAGCATTGCATGTGTTCAATGACTTGAGTATTGCTTTTTCTGCATTCCAAGATTTCACTGGGGAAAGAAAATAGGAAACGCAAAGAAATGACTAATAAGTCAAAAACTCTACGGGTCGTGCTTGTCTCTTTCAATTAAGTGCATCTGAGTTTTCTGTTTATGGCTTTTCATAATTCCTATTAAAGGATCACCCACTCCCTCTCTTTAACTTTGGTTTCGCTTGCTTTGACCTTTGCACAGGCAGACCGACTGGCAGAGCTTGCCACTTGAGCAACAAAATTTTCTATATGAGTTAGGCCAAGCTTTAGTTACAGTTGGGATTGTATCACTTGGAATATGGTTGTCATCTCAGGCTTCTTTTTGATATTGGGTGACCTGTTGTATATAGATCAACATAGATTTCACACTGTCTGTATAATGAAATTGTATATGATGCTAGCACTTTTTGGTAAACTTGACCTAGGCAAATTTAATACTTCTCAAAGAATACTATTCCGTTACTTGTCTTTCTCTGTATCGGTTTTGGAAATTCAGTAGTACTGACTGTTATTGCCGTGGAAACTTCATTCCAGTTTATGTGTAAGCCGTTCTTACCCCGTTCAGGTACAAGATGTACCTTAAGGCTTAAGCTATAGAtgaattaaagagaaaaagaaaaagaagaataaaaaataaaacttctGCTGTTGAAAATGAGGATAGAAAAATCAAAGGTCACTCTGCCTTGCAATATTCATATAAACAACGAAAATCATTAGTCAAATGGGTTCTGATTGGTGCCCCCCGAAGCACTACATATCAGCCTAAACAATGGTTTTTGAGGTGCATAATGAATTCTAAAAGGTCCAGGAAAATACGTATTGTTGACTTGAATTTCTGAAATTGAAGCTAGGCAGTCAAACATGCCATCATTAATAGGGAGAAACTTCGTAAGGTGGAACAAATTGGGATCTAATTTTATAAGTACAAGTGATAACGTTGAGTTTGATATCAACACTACTGTCcttaatttctttgttttctttttgctttcaaTGCATAGGAGAATTATTAtatagaaaattcaaattcatttttttttaaaaaaaaattgtaataaataaataaaataagattagATATTGGGATGTTGTTGCAATGATCCTTTGATTTAGCATATAATTTCATGACTTCATCAATAATATAATTCCATCTTCAGAACAATATTCCTCGTATCTCATCTAAAGACTATACATAACCAATTATGTTCATTCTGCCTtattccttaatatttctttttttggttttagagAAATAAGATGTATGAACTATTACATACATAGTTCTAAATTACTTCTCTGcatggtgttttttttttttcagaaaaatttattgattaaattatcTAATGAGAGACAACTCTTTCTCATTTACTTCATCAATCATTCACACATCAAAACTCAAATTTGTAAGATCTCGAATTTCcaatccaaaaaaaataaaagaaaaaaccgtAAACTACAATTAATCACTACCATTATAGACGTATACTTTCAATGTTGGGCTTTATTAATTGCTATTTGGGGTAGCCAATAAGCACTGCTAAtggtgaaatttgaaatcaacACATACGCTTTGATTTGTTTTCTAGTCTTGGGTTTATGTGTATATCTCATAAACAACTGATGAGGAACAAAATAGGAAAGcttcattatttattcttaatataTGGTTATGGCAGGCAATAGCCTGGGAAGTACAAACATAAAATCACATCCGCAGAATACAGTGGCAATAACACAGTTTTAAGAACATAATTATACTACACCCCCCCGAGTAGGGTTTGTACTCTTTTGTTACTACTCACTTAACTGATCTAATAACtccataatatatatattatgccTTGCCTTTCTATTGCTAGATGATCAAAACCTCTTAAAAGAGAGACAGCGAGAaaagagtttttcttttttctagtTAATTCATGGTTTGATCAGGGCTTGCCAGGTTTTTTCCTTGGGTCATGCTTAGTATTGGCACCTGTATCATCATAATCCAGCATTGCACCCAGCATCAACAGCTTCCTGGATGGATTCGTTTGGATCCCACCCTtcataaagaattaaaatcaACAGCATTAGTTATCCCCAAAGATACAAGAACTCCCACATTTCGAAATACAACATATATTTATACGTgcattaattattattctgCATTTGCAACGATTATCAAAGCAAGCAGATGTGAGGGATTGTGGAGTACCAGATGAAGTGAGTATTTGGCCTGCATGCCATCCCGAAAGGCAGCAACGGTGCCTGCAATACAAGTCTGGTCAGTGACATGATGATGTTTTGGAAATTAATACAAGGTCTAGTGCTGACATACAGAATTAACAAGGAGAAGAATGTACACTCGATTAGAGTATTACCACAGGAGAAAGGCATGAGGAGCAAAGACAGCAAAAGGAAAGCCTTGAAGCAAAGAGCCATGGCTAGCTGCGTTTGATAGGGAGGGGGGAGGATGTGATGAGTTTGCTGGAGAGGGGTTAAGGTTGGGGAGGGGAAGGTGTGCTTTTATTGTTGGTGTTTGAGGTAGGAAAATGTGGCATGGAGAGAGAGCTGTTGTCATGGTGCACCCCACCCAATAGCAAAAGAATCATGATGAGTTGCATTACCCCTTCTTTTGCCCACAACCCCTAAAGTCAACTGCACtgttttcatatttataatatatatatatatatatatatatatatatatatatatatatatatattgttacaTCACACAAAGTGCACAAAAAGCATTTGTAAAACTTATATGCATGTCGGACAAAGGGAACAGTCGTTTGCATGGCTCAATCTATATCTATACCCATTCTCGGGTTGCCCTTTTTTCCGGCTGTATTTCTCACCCTTTTCCCAACTCAATCCATCTCCACATTAATTTACACTATCAATAATTTACCCTAAAATCATCTCTCTTTCTATATATGTTACTAATACTTTTACTTTAGCCTCTCATTTGTTTCAACGGTGCACGTtactcaaataaaatttaacatccCATGTCTATCTTCTTGATAAAATTacacttaaaaattaattctatttattatgtggatttgattttcattatataataataataataatgtagTGGGGGGAGGGGGGAGGTCAGAAATCCTTCTCCTGGATTTGTAATTCCGTGGTACCAAACACCACTTTATTGAATAGTGGTTTTGATCCTCATGTTTCGGCTTTCATCACTTTCCAAGGCAATTAGATGGAGACAAACAGGTTAGTGGCCTACAGACGAAATCAAATGCAAAAAGCATTTAGGATGTTGAATTTTGGCGAGAGCCATTAGCGGGAGCACtatcaaaagaataaaacaaaGCAAGGGATGGGGGGACAACACAACACTTTGAACTCCCAAcactaattttaatttaatcatttattaacattaaattaaaagtgtaattaaTCATCTTTAAGGAGACCATATGTTGGCAAAATGATGCTTTCTTATACCCAAATTGATTGACTAATTAATAAAACCTTAATTTCAAAGTCGTCCAAAAGGAATTAAAATCATTGtgtattctttttaatatatttacatatatatatataaataattagtCATAAGCATACACAAAATGATATATGTAGCATACATGCAAGtgtttgatttattaattaatgtatgatttttttcttaaagagTATAGTTTGAATCATCATTCCATcgattcaaaaaaatataatgtatGTAACatattttgtgtttttaaaaaataaaaatgatgggtttaattttaaatttagacttaaaaaataaggaaattATTGCATATTATTGTGATATTTTTGAGAACTGAGGCAAGGGAAGCTGAATGATAAAATTAATGGTGGATATTTTCGGGTATCAAATGGTTCAACAATGGCAGGAATTGGTGAAGTCACTTACAAGAGTAGTACTGCTCAAAGTGGCATATGCTATTCATTGTGGATGCTTATTACAAtatatgttttccttttttttttttgtttgttgggTTACTCCCTGatttttcctccattacccAATAGTTTGGGTTTTCGTTGCCTTGTACGGCCATGAAAGGTCCTGATGAGAGACATGGAAGGATTTACccaaaaaagaacaaaattgagacAACTCGATGCATCCCCCCCTCCCTTCCTGCCTAAATTTATTAGATAGGGGTGGTGGCGGTCATATCACAGCAGGTCACACCACATTCTCTGAACTACCTTTAAAGGGGCATAACCTGCCATTTCCATCTCTTTTCCCACTAAACCTCTGCCACCTGTTCGGATGCCACAACTTTGATCAATGTGATGTGAGTCGAGGCTTTCTCTAacatctttttttaattaaacaaaataaaaataaataaatttatattatttttatttatacataATATCAGTAATTAATACATATCTTTTCCCTCTTcttccaagaaagcaatgcaAGTTGATCTTATTTTTCGGTACAAATGTTTGTGAGAGAGGCAATGAAAGCTATCTTCATAGCTCATGCTGACAAATTTGACAACAAAAGTATGTACTAAATTCGATAAATTAATCATGATTTGCAATTTCTTGGATCTTTCCAACCAATTGGAACTGCAATTTCTAGTCATAAACAAAAAGGCCTTTTGAGGGTTTGAAAGGTTTATACATACCATGACAGCAACCTTTCCCTTTTCAAACCCTCATGTAGTGTAAGACAAGATGGTGAAGATGGAATGTATCAAGGGCAGCAAAGTGCATCAACTTGTTCTCTTCATAATAAGATCATttgggttttttcttttgatcttTTTCAAACTTCTAAATGAAGTTCAGGTCTGATCATTACAAGGCCTGAGTGATACCAATACCTTTTGGTCGTGAATTTCATGTGATTTTTTCACTTCATCTCCGAGCGTCGGTTACCAAAGCCTTGTAAAAGATTGCTGCCCAAATTTAAAGAGAAGCTTGTTTTCTAATGATCagatttttaagatttaaCAGGATGTTGGAAGAAACTTTATCCTGTGCGTGATAACTAATGGCTAGGATGAACTCGTTAGACTACCAAATAAAGTTTTCTCAGCTTTACAAAAGCATTAGCTCTATATTGGTGTTGGTCAGTTTGTTCTTATGAAGCTTGGAATTTGACCCAAGTCCCAACAAAAGACGAAatagtcaaaatctttgaatAGTTAGCACAGTTCGAGCCAACTTTGAGGTGGGGTATGAGTGGTTTGAAGCAAATTAGTGGGATGAATGAGAAGCCATATCCCATTCACAGGGTAAAGTTGAATTCTATAGAACCAGTCAAAGAGGCCGCACTTGAATACTTGGTCAGCCTgtgaaattttcaattttcagccATTATTAAGAGCTCATCAGATGAATAAGCATCGGTTCCACTGCGATCTTACTCTTTCCTAATCCATGAATCACAAAAGCCACATGGGTTGCTTATTAGGAATATTCTCACTTGGAGCCATTGAGAAAAAACCGCTAATGCGAAGCAAAAAGGCAAACCCAGAATTATCTCATTCGGCCCTACTAATGTCAGCCCAATTTGTGATTTACTATCACTATGTATAAGCAGTGATAACCAAAAATTCTATTATACAATCTGAAACAACGGGAACAAAATTGTATACCCAAAGGAAAtgcaaaacaaataattttatgaatgcatgatatTGAACAATTGACTCGAGACTTTTGCtaacaattcaaatttataaaaaaaaaaaaaaaaaaaccccgaCAACAACAACAATGCAATGCTGGATGGAATACTCCCAATAGCATGCTGTATGTGGCTAACCCCCAACCCCACCGaaacaaaatatacaaaaGCAGCAGAGGTGATTAAATGCAACCCAGCCACTGACGTAtcatacttaaaaaatatgaagagTTGAACTACCAAAAGAAGGGGTTGAGTAACACTCAGAACCAAAACTAGGTGATGGAAGGACAATGGTGGAAATGCAGTACTTGACATGTCTTGAAGTGCTGCAGCACTTTGAACCAAATTCTCAGTCATCCACTCCAACAACCTAAATTTAATTGGAGAAAACCACACCAAGGCAAAAATGATGTTTGTCTTGACAAATGGGGCGTAGAAACAGCACGTGACCAAGCTAGGTGACTAGTCAGTCTTTCCCACATGTCACAGTTACTGATCCTCCCCTACTTCAATCTTTCAGGACCAACAGATATTCTCTCCCCCAGTTTCATGGAGACCTTCATCAACTTCTCTGAAACCATCTTAATCCACTTCCTCcatgacaaaagaaaaaaaaaaggaatctGACcccatgatgatgatgatgcaaGAGTTAGTGACAACTTGAAGACTGATTACTTCTGTTGTCTGACAAAGGCGATGACTTGACACATGCAATCCCAGACCCTCAACTCAACACACCCAAATGCATGGActtccaaaagaaaataaacatgCTGAATGGCAACACCCTCAAACAGAAATGGCACGACTAATGGCCAACTTGGCCCATTCAGCAGATTCTTTAATCATAAGGTCTTCAGAAGACAAGCATTCATTTAAAAAGTCTTTGCTTGACGGGGATTGCTGTATCAGAGAACCAGCATGACTTCCCAATGTATCAGCTAGATCTCCAAGGACTCCAATGGCTGTCTTCATAACCACATCATCCCTATAGGCAAACAAGTAACATAAAAAGATGTTATTAACCATACATCAAAGGACATGTCATGCAATAAAGTAAAAGCCTAAAAGAGTAACTTTTAGTAGAACTCACATGTCTTTCTCAATGTATATGCTATCCAAGAACTGAAGGATGTGAGATGCATAGGGAATCAAGAGCTGGGTTTTTGGAGAGTTCTTAAACCCTTGGAAAACCCCAGAATATGCCTCCAGAATTCCATTTCTCAGTGAATTTGTGTACTCTGTCAATTCATCATCACCTGCTGTATGGGTAGACAACTCTGCTGCACTCTGAAGCGCGGACATGGCCCACATTAAGTACTTTTCAAAATACTCCCCTACGGCCAATGCAATGTCGCCGAAGCATGAAAATATGGGAGGTTTCACAGAACGATGCAACTGGTTGCTTGATAAATTCTTGAGAAGTTGTGTCATAATCCCGTCACAGTAGGGCACAATTTTTTCCTCTATTGCCCTGGAAATATCACCAACAACACCAACTGTGACAGCAC
This window encodes:
- the LOC18605794 gene encoding protein phosphatase 2C 57, translated to MALSSPQLQRFLSTDFNFTSNTKSANKNHLTTTTNIRARSPCRCSAIAIDAPSSLTDVAGIRWGSASVQGRREEMEDNLVIRSDGLDGFSFAAVFDGHGGVSSVEFLRDELYKECVTALQGGFLLNGGDFNAIRKALTKAFENADKKLLNWLETIGEGDDESGSTATVMLIGNEVLFISHVGDSCVVLSRAGKVEVLTDSHRPYGSNETSLQEIRRIREAGGWIVNGRICGDIAVSRAFGDTRFKTKKNEMLKKGVEERRWSEKFISRIVFNGDLVIASPDTFKVALGSDAEFILLASDGLWDYINSSDAVAFVRNQLREHGNVQVACDALAQAALDQGSEDNISIIIADLGQTDWQSLPLEQQNFLYELGQALVTVGIVSLGIWLSSQASF